One window from the genome of Alnus glutinosa chromosome 13, dhAlnGlut1.1, whole genome shotgun sequence encodes:
- the LOC133854037 gene encoding disease resistance protein RPM1-like produces the protein MADIAVTYVLDKLMALMQEEVKLLKGVKEETRWIADELSNMEAFLRAADEMEKRSPQLDVWVKQVRGVAYDIEDVLDEYRLVVELTNPPGNDLHASLSKIVSSMRNLRARHHIASEIQQIKSRFESISEGRQRFRGETTIVDTKIAAKTCHDRRQDALLLEEADLVGIEKPKKQLISWLIQDDSGREVVSVVGMGGLGKTTLVKKVYDDAQVKLQFEYRAWVTVSQSFKMEDLLKDMVRQLYKVKRKPVPQGMDSMSTDQLRKKIRNFLQHKRYLVVLDDVWHMDDWDAVKHTLPNNSSSRVMLTTRNSEVASVSCKEFNGNVYPLNPLSPEESWTLFCRKTFWDNSCPPDLKSLAESILGRCEGLPLAIVALSGVLGTKNRIDEWDLIQRSLADELKENVRLNSIEKILLLSYHDLPYSLKSCFLYFSIFPESHLIDKMRLIRLWIAEGFVKEKEGMVLEEVAEGYLYELLNRSLIQVAGTTSEGRIKTCRIHDLLREIIISKSRDQNFVTIARGGQNMMWPDKVRRLSIHKATQDVPESKSNGRLRSLLMFQRVESSLSKSSKSLLFPPDFRLLNLLDLQGAPLAIFPNEITKLVHLKYLSLRGTKIEIIPSSIGNLQNLETFDLKHTWVTALPAEISRLQKLRHLLVYRYEIESYAHFNSKYGFKAVAQIGRLRFLQKLSVIEADHGGDDMMKELGRLNQLRRLAIVKLRRENGAALCSSINLLTNLRALSITSTEEDEIIDLESLSFPPPFLQRIYLTGCLEKLPYWISSLHSLAKVSLKWSQLKVDPLESLQGLPNLVHLEFLQVYEGEILQFKAEGFQRLKVLGLDKLDALKTVTVEMGAMPFLEKLILQRCKSLHRLPSGIEHLSKLKLVEFFDMPYELILSIRPEIEGGDYLKVAHVPEINSTYWRDGAWDVYSLDRSSEGEGSVPTRSHELPPYWK, from the coding sequence ATGGCTGATATTGCGGTTACCTATGTACTTGACAAGCTGATGGCCTTGATGCAAGAAGAGGTGAAACTACTGAAGGGGGTGAAGGAAGAAACCAGGTGGATCGCAGATGAACTGTCGAACATGGAGGCCTTCCTAAGAGCTGCTGATGAAATGGAGAAGAGGAGTCCTCAACTTGACGTGTGGGTGAAGCAAGTGAGAGGTGTGGCTTACGATATTGAAGATGTTCTTGATGAATACAGGCTTGTAGTTGAACTAACAAATCCTCCTGGGAATGATTTACATGCTTCTCTTAGTAAAATTGTTTCCTCCATGAGGAATTTGAGAGCTCGCCATCATATTGCTTCCGAAATACAACAAATCAAATCCAGATTTGAAAGTATCTCGGAGGGACGCCAGAGATTCCGGGGTGAAACTACAATAGTTGACACCAAGATTGCTGCTAAGACCTGTCATGACCGCCGACAGGATGCCCTTCTGCTAGAAGAAGCTGACCTTGTGGGCATTGAAAAGCCCAAAAAGCAGCTGATCAGCTGGCTTATCCAGGATGATAGCGGACGCGAAGTGGTTTCGGTGGTCGGCATGGGAGGGTTGGGGAAGACCACCCTGGTAAAGAAAGTATATGATGATGCACAAGTGAAGCTGCAGTTCGAATACCGTGCCTGGGTAACCGTTTCTCAATCTTTTAAGATGGAAGATCTCCTAAAAGACATGGTTCGGCAACTCTACAAGGTGAAAAGGAAACCAGTTCCTCAAGGAATGGACAGCATGAGCACTGATcagctaagaaaaaaaatcagaaacttTCTGCAGCATAAGAGGTACCTTGTTGTGTTAGATGATGTGTGGCATATGGATGATTGGGATGCAGTCAAACATACATTGCCAAACAACAGCAGCAGTCGAGTCATGCTCACAACACGCAACTCTGAAGTAGCCTCTGTCTCTTGCAAGGAGTTCAATGGTAATGTCTATCCTTTGAACCCTTTGTCTCCTGAAGAATCCTGGACTTTATTTTGCAGAAAAACTTTTTGGGATAACTCTTGCCCTCCAGATTTGAAGAGTCTTGCAGAAAGTATCCTCGGAAGATGTGAAGGATTGCCTCTTGCAATTGTGGCACTCAGTGGTGTTTTGGGGACCAAGAACAGGATAGATGAATGGGATCTGATTCAACGTAGCCTTGCTGATGAACTTAAAGAAAATGTTAGACTCAATAGTATAGAAAAGATATTGTTGCTCAGCTACCATGATTTACCTTACAGTCTAAAGTCTTGTTTTCTGTATTTTAGCATCTTTCCTGAAAGTCATCTGATTGACAAAATGAGACTGATTCGGTTATGGATAGCAGAAGGGtttgtgaaagaaaaagaaggaatggTGTTGGAAGAAGTTGCAGAGGGCTACCTCTACGAGCTCTTGAACAGAAGCTTAATCCAAGTGGCAGGGACGACCAGCGAAGGGAGGATCAAAACATGTCGCATCCATGATCTTCTCCGCGAGATAATCATTTCAAAGTCAAGAGACCAAAATTTTGTAACCATAGCTCGAGGAGGACAAAACATGATGTGGCCCGACAAAGTTCGTCGCCTGTCAATACATAAAGCCACGCAGGATGTACCAGAAAGCAAGAGCAACGGTCGGCTTCGTTCTTTGCTCATGTTTCAAAGGGTAGAATCATCACTGTCTAAGTCTTCAAAATCCCTTTTGTTTCCTCCTGATTTTAGGCTACTTAATTTGTTAGATTTGCAAGGTGCACCTCTAGCGATATTCCCAAATGAGATCACCAAGCTGGTCCATCTGAAATATCTAAGCTTGAGGGGAACAAAGATAGAAATCATTCCAAGCTCAATTGGGAATCTTCAGAACCTGGAGACGTTTGATCTTAAACACACATGGGTGACTGCATTGCCTGCTGAGATCTCGCGGCTTCAGAAACTTCGCCACCTATTGGTGTATCGGTATGAGATTGAATCCTATGCACACTTCAATTCCAAATATGGTTTTAAGGCCGTGGCGCAAATCGGACGTCTCCGATTCTTACAAAAGCTCAGCGTCATAGAGGCGGATCATGGCGGCGATGATATGATGAAAGAGCTTGGAAGGCTGAATCAATTGCGGAGGCTTGCTATTGTAAAGCTCAGAAGAGAAAATGGGGCTGCTCTGTGCTCCTCCATTAATTTGCTAACAAACCTTCGCGCTTTGTCGATAACGTCAACCGAAGAGGACGAGATCATCGATCTTGAAAGCCTGTCTTTCCCTCCTCCATTTCTTCAGCGGATATACTTGACAGGATGCTTAGAGAAGTTACCATACTGGATATCTTCTCTCCATAGTTTGGCAAAGGTGTCCTTGAAGTGGAGTCAATTGAAGGTTGATCCACTTGAATCGCTTCAAGGTCTGCCCAATCTTGTACATCTTGAATTTCTGCAGGTTTATGAGGGAGAGATATTGCAGTTCAAGGCTGAAGGGTTTCAGAGGCTGAAGGTTTTAGGCCTTGACAAGTTGGATGCACTGAAGACGGTTACAGTAGAAATGGGAGCAATGCCTTTCCTTGAAAAGCTAATCCTGCAGCGCTGCAAATCCTTGCACAGGCTGCCATCAGGTATCGAACACCTTAGCAAGCTGAAACTGGTGGAATTTTTTGACATGCCTTATGAGTTAATCTTAAGCATACGTCCAGAAATTGAAGGTGGGGATTATTTGAAGGTTGCACATGTCCCTGAAATCAACTCTACCTACTGGAGAGATGGTGCTTGGGATGTCTACTCCTTAGACAGATCAAGCGAGGGAGAGGGTTCAGTTCCCACCAGGAGCCATGAACTTCCGCCATATTGGAAATAG
- the LOC133853969 gene encoding uncharacterized protein LOC133853969: protein MDKSWMKLPRSSREYIRGVMAFVKFAREHESRKGVIVCPYKKCFLGKSWSCKVVFAHLTSGVGIIEGYTEWIMHEESLVPPVHNETIHEAPRTLQVDSIPLHEGSSGMQDMLTDVFVMHDVCVEVGESQVGVEAEAEAKSVDVEIEDSNRVPNKLEELLKDADTPLHGNTKHSKLGAIVRLFSIKCMGGWSNTSLSMLLEFINELMHPDASLPKDTYEAKKYLKDLGLEYEKISACCKGCMLFWRENEKLDKCKFCNESKWKDDLTNEDGSTKSSKKKSVKVLRWFPLIPRLQRLFMSHHTSPHMKWHAQGRTKDGVLRHPADGEAWKTFDSRYPVFASDPRNVRLGLASDDFNPFGNMSSSHSTWPVMRWLPPDLPWRRNKRRFNGAQEMVGPPKVPDGDEIMRQLECVVNRARTGQKLPAGEVDWKRRSVLYDLFYWKYQLLRHNIDVMHTEKNIVGNILGTLLDMSSKTKDNHEARQDLRKMKLRPELYPFITENGKTLLLPACFTMTKKEKTDFLQVFHDVKVPDGYSSNVSRCVKLKECTVGGLKSHANHIIMQQLMLIALRGNLPDDVVRPLIELCGFFRDICSKTLRVEDLDCLENQIPIILCKLE, encoded by the exons ATGGATAAGAGTTGGATGAAGTTGCCGCGAAGTTCGCGAGAGTATATTCGCGGGGTTATGgcgtttgtgaaatttgcacgTGAACATGAGAGTAGAAAAGGGGTCATTGTGTGCCCCTATAAGAAGTGTTTTTTGGGCAAATCATGGTCCTGTAAAGTTGTATTTGCCCATTTAACGTCAGGTGTCGGGATTATTGAGGGTTACACTGAGTGGATAATGCATGAGGAATCACTTGTCCCTCCCGTTCATAACGAGACAATACATGAAGCTCCCAGAACGCTTCAAGTGGATAGCATTCCACTACATGAGGGGTCAAGTGGGATGCAAGACATGCTTACTGACGTTTTCGTGATGCACGATGTTTGTGTAGAAGTCGGTGAGTCTCAAGTGGGAGTAGAGGCCGAAGCCGAAGCCAAGTCTGtggatgttgaaattgaagactCTAACAGGGTGCCGAATAAGTTAGAAGAATTGCTAAAGGATGCCGATACGCCACTCCATGGAAATACAAAACACAGCAAATTGGGAGCTATTGTGCGTCTATTTAGTATTAAGTGTATGGGCGGTTGGAGCAATACATCACTCTCTATGTTGCTCGAATTCATTAATGAGCTGATGCATCCAGATGCAAGTTTGCCTAAGGACACATATGAGGCAAAAAAGTACTTGAAGGATTTGGGCCTTGAGTATGAGAAGATATCGGCTTGttgcaaaggttgtatgttgttttggagggaaaatgaaaagttggacaaATGTAAATTCTGCAATGAGTCCAAGTGGAAGGATGACTTAACTAATGAAGATGGGTCGACAAAAAGTTCGAAAAAAAAGTCGGTCAAAGTGTTGCGTTGGTTTCCTCTAATACCAAGGCTGCAGAGGttgtttatgtcacatcatacaTCGCCACATATGAAGTGGCACGCTCAAGGTCGTACAAAAGACGGTGTGTTGAGGCATCCGGCCGATGGAGAAGCATGGAAGACATTCGATTCACGTTACCCAGTATTCGCATCAGACCCGCGAAATGTGAGGCTTGGTTTAGCGTCAGATGACttcaatccttttgggaacatgtccTCTAGTCACAGTACTTGGCCGGTAAT GCGATGGTTGCCTCCGGATCTTCCATGGAGAAGAAACAAGAGACGATTCAACGGTGCGCAGGAAATGGTTGGTCCTCCCAAAGTGCCGGATGGCGATGAGATCATGAGACAATTAGAGTGTGTTGTCAATCGGGCAAGGACCGGACAGAAGCTGCCGGCTGGGGAAGTAGATTGGAAGAGGCGAAGTGTATTATACGATTTGTTTTATTGGAAATATCAATTACTACGCCATAACATTGATGTGATGCACACAGAGAAAAATATAGTTGGTAACATACTTGGCACGCTATTGGACATGAGCAGTAAAACCAAAGACAACCACGAAGCACGTCAAGACTTGCGTAAGATGAAATTGAGACCAGAACTCTATCCATTTATCACGGAAAACGGCAAAACACTTTTGCTCCCAGCTTGTTTCACAATGacgaaaaaagagaagactgaCTTCCTGCAAGTGTTCCATGATGTTAAAGTGCCCGATGGATATTCTTCAAATGTGTCACGTTGTGTCAAGCTCAAGGAATGTACTGTTGGGGGTTTGAAGAGTCATGCCAATCACATAATCATGCAACAACTTATGCTAATTGCACTTCGAGGAAACTTACCGGATGATGTTGTGAGGCCTTTAATTGAGCTATGTGGGTTCTTTAGGgatatttgttcaaaaacactGAGGGTGGAAGATCTGGATTGTCTAGAGAATCAAATACCCATAATCTTGTGCAAATTGGAATGA
- the LOC133854038 gene encoding disease resistance protein RPM1-like, which produces MADIAVTYILDKLTALMQEEVQLLKGVKEETVWIADELTNMKAFLRTADEMEERSPQLDVWVKQVRDVAYDIEDVLDEYRLVVELTNPHGNDLKASLSKIVFSMRNLRARHHIASEIQQIKSRFESISEGRLRFQGETTIVDTQITAKTCNDRRQDALLLEEADLVGIEKPKKQLISWLVQDDSGREVVSVVGMGGLGKTTLVKKVYDDAQVKLQFKYRAWVTVSQSFKMEDLLKDMVQQLYKVKRKPVPQGMDSMSTDQLRTKIKSFLQHKKYLVVLDDVWHMVDWDAVKHTLPNNSCSRVMLTTRNSEVASVSCKEFNGNVYPLNPLSPEESWTLFCRKTFGDNSCPPDLKSITESILGRCEGLPLAIVAISGVLGTKNRIDEWDLIQRSLADELKEDVRLNGMEKILLLSYHDLPYSLKSCFLYFSTFPASHLIDKMRLIRLWIAEGFVKEKEGMVLEEVAEGYLYELLNRSLIQVAGTTSEGRIKTCRIHDLLREIIISKSSDQNFATIAQGGQNMMWPDKVRRLSIHKATQDVLETKSNGRLRSLLMFQRVESSLSKSSKSLLFPPDFRLLNLLDLQGAPLAIFPNEITKLVHLKYLSLRGTKIEIIPSSIGNLQILETFDLKHTWVTALPAEISRLQKLRHLLVYRYEIESYAHFNCKYGFKAAAQIGRLRFLQKLGVIEADHGGDDMMKELGRLNQLRRLVIVKLGREKGAALCSSINLLTNLRALSITSAKEDEIIDLESLSFPPPFLQRIYLTGCLEKLPYWISSLHSLAKVSLKWSQLKVDPLESLQGLPNLVHLEFLQVYEGEILQFKAGGFQRLKVLGLDKMDALKTVTVEMGAMPFLEKLILQRCKSLHRLPSGIEHLSKLKLVEFFDMPNELILSIRPEIEGGDYWKVAHVPEINSTYWRDGAWDVYSLDRSSEGEGSAPTRSHELPPYWK; this is translated from the coding sequence ATGGCTGATATTGCGGTTACCTATATACTTGACAAGCTGACGGCCTTGATGCAAGAAGAGGTGCAACTACTGAAGGGGGTGAAGGAAGAAACCGTGTGGATCGCAGATGAACTGACGAACATGAAGGCCTTCCTAAGAACTGCTGATGAAATGGAGGAGAGGAGTCCTCAACTTGACGTGTGGGTGAAGCAAGTGAGAGATGTGGCTTACGATATTGAAGATGTTCTTGATGAATACAGGCTTGTAGTTGAACTAACAAATCCTCATGGGAATGATTTAAAGGCTTCTCTTAGTAAAATTGTTTTCTCCATGAGGAATTTGAGAGCTCGCCATCATATTGCTTCCGAAATACAACAAATCAAATCCAGATTTGAAAGTATCTCGGAGGGACGCCTGAGATTCCAGGGTGAAACTACTATAGTTGACACCCAGATTACTGCTAAGACTTGTAATGACCGCCGACAGGATGCCCTTCTGCTAGAAGAAGCTGACCTTGTGGGCATTGAAAAGCCCAAAAAGCAACTGATCAGCTGGCTTGTCCAGGATGATAGCGGACGCGAAGTGGTTTCGGTGGTCGGCATGGGAGGGTTGGGGAAGACCACCCTGGTAAAGAAAGTATATGATGATGCACAAGTGAAGCTGCAGTTCAAATACCGTGCTTGGGTAACAGTTTCTCAATCTTTTAAGATGGAAGATCTCCTAAAAGACATGGTTCAGCAACTCTACAAGGTGAAAAGGAAACCAGTTCCTCAAGGGATGGACAGCATGAGCACTGATCAGCTaagaacaaaaatcaaaagCTTTCTGCAGCATAAGAAGTACCTTGTTGTGTTAGATGATGTGTGGCATATGGTTGATTGGGATGCAGTCAAACATACATTGCCAAACAACAGCTGCAGTCGAGTCATGCTCACAACACGCAACTCTGAAGTAGCCTCTGTCTCTTGCAAGGAGTTCAATGGTAATGTCTATCCTTTGAACCCTTTGTCTCCTGAAGAATCCTGGACTTTATTTTGCAGAAAAACTTTTGGGGATAACTCTTGCCCTCCAGATTTGAAGAGTATTACAGAAAGTATCCTCGGAAGATGTGAAGGATTGCCTCTTGCAATTGTGGCAATCAGTGGTGTTTTGGGGACCAAGAATAGGATAGATGAATGGGATCTGATTCAACGTAGCCTTGCTGATGAACTTAAAGAAGATGTTAGACTCAATGGCATGGAAAAGATATTGTTACTCAGCTACCATGATTTACCTTACAGTCTAAAGTCTTGTTTTCTGTATTTTAGCACCTTCCCTGCAAGTCATCTCATTGACAAAATGAGACTGATTCGGTTATGGATAGCAGAAGGGtttgtgaaagaaaaagaaggaatggTGTTGGAAGAAGTTGCAGAGGGCTACCTCTACGAGCTCTTGAACAGAAGTTTAATCCAAGTGGCAGGGACGACCAGCGAAGGGAGGATCAAAACATGTCGCATCCATGATCTTCTCCGCGAGATAATCATTTCGAAGTCAAGTGACCAAAATTTTGCAACCATAGCTCAAGGAGGACAAAACATGATGTGGCCTGACAAAGTTCGTCGCCTGTCAATACATAAAGCCACGCAGGATGTACTAGAAACCAAGAGCAACGGTCGGCTTCGCTCTTTGCTCATGTTCCAAAGGGTAGAATCATCACTGTCTAAGTCTTCAAAATCCCTTTTGTTTCCTCCTGATTTTAGGCTACTTAATTTGTTAGATTTGCAAGGTGCACCTCTAGCGATATTCCCAAATGAGATCACCAAGCTGGTCCATCTCAAATATCTAAGCTTGAGGGGAACAAAGATAGAAATCATTCCAAGCTCAATTGGGAATCTTCAGATATTGGAGACGTTTGATCTTAAACACACATGGGTGACTGCATTGCCTGCTGAGATCTCGCGGCTTCAGAAACTTCGCCACCTATTGGTGTATCGGTATGAGATTGAATCCTATGCACACTTCAATTGCAAATATGGTTTTAAGGCCGCGGCACAAATCGGACGTCTCCGATTCTTACAAAAGCTCGGCGTCATAGAGGCGGATCATGGCGGTGATGATATGATGAAAGAGCTTGGAAGGCTGAATCAACTGCGGAGGCTTGTTATTGTAAAGCTCGGAAGAGAAAAAGGGGCTGCTCTGTGCTCCTCCATTAATTTGCTAACAAACCTTCGCGCTTTGTCGATAACGTCAGCTAAAGAGGACGAGATCATCGATCTTGAAAGCCTGTCTTTCCCTCCTCCATTTCTTCAGCGGATATACTTGACAGGATGCTTAGAGAAGTTACCATACTGGATATCTTCTCTCCATAGTTTGGCAAAGGTGTCTTTGAAGTGGAGTCAATTGAAGGTTGATCCACTTGAATCGCTTCAAGGTCTGCCCAATCTTGTACATCTTGAATTTCTGCAGGTTTATGAGGGAGAGATATTGCAGTTCAAGGCTGGAGGGTTTCAGAGGCTGAAGGTTTTAGGCCTTGACAAGATGGATGCACTGAAGACGGTTACAGTAGAAATGGGAGCAATGCCTTTCCTTGAAAAGCTAATCCTGCAGCGCTGCAAATCCCTGCACAGGCTGCCATCAGGTATCGAACACCTTAGCAAGCTGAAACTGGTGGAATTTTTTGACATGCCTAATGAGTTAATCTTGAGCATACGTCCAGAAATTGAAGGTGGGGATTATTGGAAGGTTGCACATGTCCCTGAGATCAACTCTACCTACTGGAGAGATGGTGCTTGGGATGTATACTCCTTAGACAGATCAAGCGAGGGAGAGGGTTCAGCTCCCACCAGGAGCCATGAACTTCCGCCGTATTGGAAATAG